Proteins from one Carassius auratus strain Wakin unplaced genomic scaffold, ASM336829v1 scaf_tig00023401, whole genome shotgun sequence genomic window:
- the LOC113077863 gene encoding uncharacterized protein LOC113077863, translating to MAPSAEAKRLENLESGRAKPKEEVLSEASTFVSTNGGDPSDQFLVLAHCKLQFGKYQGQRFRWLLENSLGYAVYLVLSISTETAQATPLSQNKQLFLQYTSQIREMAEEVEKYQRKQEMQAEARATGDQGCLMVEFGDFQGRSMKDVYEDQSKEAQALIRYLIKADARPKTNMAIFKTYVLKRRASAVVTSVRQPAPHAATSSASATTAPPPAPIQTGVQKTATVKALLARGKNLSPSQLAKKLTSPVKPYPLLQSTLPPPAAEPPAKHLTPIQLFATGKSVPTAEDDDEELVFAASQCEAQLNTELCHVMPQAGCFLECTSSKPGLCCSISISGNCQGTSSFTSPATS from the exons ATGGCGCCTTCGGCGGAGGCGAAGCGCCTTGAAAATTTGGAGTCTGGAAGGGCCAAACCTAAGGAGGAGGTGCTGTCAGAGGCCAGTACTTTTGTCAGCACGAACGGTGGAGACCCCAGTGACCAGTTTTTAGTACTGGCTCACTGCAAACTTCAGTTTGGGAAGTACCAGGGCCAGAGATTTAGATGGCTCCTGGAAAACTCTCTGGGGTATGCCGTGTATTTGGTGCTCAGCATTTCCACTGAGACAGCGCAGGCAACACCcctgtcacaaaataaacaactGTTCCTACAGTACACTTCTCAAATTAGAGAGATGGCAGAAGAAGTGGAAAAGTATCAGAGGAAGCAGGAAATGCAGGCAGAAGCCCGGGCAACTGGAGACCAGGGCTGCTTGATGGTGGAGTTTGGTGACTTCCAGGGCCGCTCCATGAAAGATGTTTATGAGGACCAGAGCAAGGAGGCTCAAGCCCTCATCAGGTACCTCATTAAGGCAGATGCCAGGCCCAAAACCAACATGGCCATTTTCAAGACATATGTCCTGAAAAGACGGGCTTCTGCTGTGGTCACCAGCGTACGTCAGCCTGCACCTCACGCTGCAACCTCCAGTGCTTCTGCAACCACTGCACCTCCACCTGCACCTATCCAAACTGGTGTACAGAAGACCGCAACTGTGAAAGCGCTGTTGGCGCGTGGCAAAAATTTGTCTCCTTCACAGCTGGCGAAAAAACTCACGTCACCAGTTAAACCCT ATCCATTATTGCAGTCCACTTTACCTCCTCCAGCAGCAGAACCCCCAGCCAAACATTTGACCCCGATACAGCTTTTCGCTACTG GCAAGTCCGTTCCCACTGCTGAAGATGACGATGAGGAGCTGGTATTTGCTGCATCACAATGTGAAGCACAGCTAAATACAG AATTATGTCATGTCATGCCTCAAGCGGGATGCTTTCTTGAGTGCACTTCTTCAAAACC AGGACTGTGCTGCTCCATCTCCATCAGTGGAAACTGCCAAGGCACCAGCTCCTTCACATCACCGGCCACCAGCTGA